The genomic region TTAGTGAACGACATTTACATAACAGAAGGGGAGCTATTACCACATGTTTTATGTCATAATACTTGCatttattttgtacatttttttttgtcaGTGTGTGATTTTACAGACATGTTGTGTTTGACTGTAGTTTGCCATTATTGTTTATGGCAAATGTGAttgtttatatagaggatatttgttggattcggtggaatatcaattttatttcacgagtgatcatataaaatatgtattttttatgatcacgagtgaattaaaatggatatgccatcgaatccaacaaattttcttttcattttatgcttttttcaccgtttatttacattgtaaaagagttaaactgtataatttcgctggatttatgacgtcatttcgttgaaaaaacgacgtcatttcacaataaaacagtgaaaaatatcgacaTTTTTCACTGTCATTTTTCacggtttcaaacagtgaaataccagttttatttcactgatatttttctataaaccaccggaaagcataaaataaattattttcttactTTGACAttcacatatttaacatttatcagCAGACAACTTGTATTCTGCATCATAATATCACATTAAtaatttcaacactcaaaatgtgttttttacctGAAAAATcacctttttttcaattttcaaagggAGATAACTCCACTTACGTTCAacagattttctttttttttcagttttgtactTGTGATGTAATTCCCTTCAAAATTATGTATAACATCAATTggttatctaaaaaaaataaaaatcattgaagTCGCTACACTAAGGGCCTTTTCGCTGAATAATGGTCAACTAGGCACACATTCTTACTCTGTCTCCAACTTGGTATATTACATAAATAATCTATTTGGTTTATGTGTTAAAATACAATATACTCcctcattattttaaataaaacatattttaatttagaaaccaaaCATCAATACCCCGGAAAAACCCTCAGCCATGAAGGCATGATATTTGTAATTTGTATGACAAAGCACAATTAACAACAGCACCCTCGCAAGTGCAATAGCATGTACATCACATGATTTATTGGTTTATAACTAAGTTACATATTTCATTTCCAATACATCACTGTCAATTAAAACAAAAGATAACAGCATTTTGATATAACACAATTAAATTCACCTACCACTAGATATGTACACCATGTTTACGTTTTGCTGACTATAACTTCCGGTGTTGATCACTTGAACTATTCTCCGGATATTTTTTCTGTACAAAACTTTGTGGGCCCATTTAGACGATAAGAACAAAGTCTAAAAACgctgtttattttgatataaagttatgtttatttattatctatTCACTTGTTTATTAACTTtaacttgtttatttttcaaattcgCGGCTGAAATATCTATTCTATTTAACTGCTTTATGATACGAGTGGTGTATGGGTGTTCAGCGTAGAGTTAGTACTTTGTCGCTTGGCAGCAGTTCCCTCGGGGAGTAACGCACAACTGGTTCTCACCTGACATTCAACTCTCACTTCTGGTTCGGGACATTTTACCCAACCACATCCTGGTGCCCGCTTCTGCAGGCGGGTAAAACGAAGTAAGGGGACTGGCACGTTTCGTAAGACCAGTTGCAAATTCTTGGAGAGAAGACGGGCGCCGCCAAGTTTGCTTTAAGCCCTATGATAGATAATGACAATGATAAAGCACAGAATACAAAGCCGAATCGGTCGCTGCCCAGAATAACATCGCCCGCGCACTTCCGTTCAGTCTCAAGGGTGAATGCGACAAGTAAGCTATTGGGGCTTATCCATCGATCAAATTTGCGACAAAAGGAACAACCAAAAGAACATGGAACGTGAGAACACTGAACGCGTGTGTCACGGTCCATGAACTGACATACGAGCTGGAGCGCAACCGCTGGGAAATCATCGGACTAGCCGAGTTTAGGTTGCCTGGATTCGGAGAAACATCAACAGACGAAGGACATAAGATATTGTTCAGCGGTGAGGATTCTATACATCGCCAGGGGGTTGCTTTCATTGTTAGGAAGGAGGTAGTCAACAGCGTCATCAGTTGCACCCCAGTCTTCAGCAGAATCATTTCCATCCTTATATCAGCGAAACCGCATTACATCACAATCATCGAGATCTACGCACCAACAGCTGACTACAAAGACGATGAGATTAAACAGTTCTATGAAGAATTAGAGCGCATCATATTCAAGGTCCCCAAGAGAGACATACTCATTGTCTATGGCGACTGGAACACCAAGACTGGACCAGACCAATACTAGTCAGGGAAAGTAGTTAGATTTGGCTTAGGAGAGACCATCGACAGAGGTTTGAGACTGCCTGAGTTCGCCAGAAGCCATCAACTCACACTGGCAAACACGCTGCGCCCACACACACCGTCCAGAACAGCGACATGGAATGCTCCAAACTGGCAAGAACAAAACCAGATCGCGTTCATACTGGCACCGCAACGATTCAAGTCCAGcatcaacaagcaaatttgttgaattgatgtctcccgccaatatgcttctgaacacaaaagtgttatatttgacactcaaataagcattttttcaagatacaaagggtcaaaactccgttattaacaaatggtgtacaatgccatttggtgtgcatcatccttttattgatatacatacccataccaagtttcaatgaaatccgcgaaagcacttccaagatatggctccggacacacaaaaaagcattttttcaagatacaaagggccataactccgttattaacagatggtgtacaatgccatttggcgtgcatcattctcttatccatatatatactcataccaagtttcaatgaaatccgccaaagcacttccaagatatggctccggacgaacggaaagacgtacggaaggacggaaagacggaaggaaggaaggacggacggacggacaacgccaaaacaatatcccttcgcctattTCGGGGGATAACAAGGCGAACACAAGAACGTTTCCTAGCGCAGACTTAGTTCTCACCACCATCAAGCTGAAGTTAAAGAGCAAGCGCATCACAAAGAACCCTCGCGTTAGATTTGACTTAGAGAAAATGAAAGATCCAGTTTTAGCAGAGGTATTTCAAGCACTGATAGGTGGCAAGTTTGCAGCCTTGAACATCTTAGACAATCACATCGACACCATAAGCAACAACATCAACGATGCATTACTGAAAAAGTGCTTGGGAGAGAGAAGGAAGAACAAGCAATAGGTGAGGACCGAAATCATGGACCTATGTGACAAAAGAAGGCGCTGAGGCATGAGAAGTTCACTAGCCTAAACTCTAGGACAAATTACCAGAAAGTGAAGAGGGAGGTAAGgaagaagatgaaagaggccaagGAGGAATGGATTGAGGAACAGTGTATCATCATCGACAAAGAGATGACAGCAGGCTGCATCAAGAAGGCCTTTAGCGCCCTCAAGACCGTTAAGAAGACCAGTCAGCCCAAGGCCAGTGTTATATCAGACGCTGACGGGAATCTCTTTACCGAGAGTGCCGCAGTCCTAAACAGATGGAGTGAATAGTTCATTGACCCTTAGACCTCCCCGCTTCAATTTGTCTCCAGTCTCCTTCAGAACGATCCCAGACCAGAAGCGGACGACGAAAGTCCGTCCATACTTAAGCCACATGTGGAGGAGGCAGTGCGCAGTCTTAAGGCAGAAAAATCTCCGGGAGTGGACAACGTTCCTTCTGAGCTGATTAAGCACGGAGGAGAGCTCCGACTGCAGCAATGACGGCACTATGCTAAAAGATCATCTGGGAGGAGAATAAGTGGCCCAAGGAGTGGACCTAGTCACTGGTCGTACCGGGCCCATACCGAAAAAGGGCAACCTCAAGTTGTGAAAGAATTACCGCACCATCAGCCTAATCAGtcatcccagcaaagtcatgctacgcatcatcctTAATCGATTAAAAAGTAAGGCAGATGAACTGCTAccgaagagcaggctggattcagagctgggcggagcacagtggaacagatcttcaactgcagaatcatcattgAGAACACCTACAACACCAACATGAGCTCTTCCATAACTTTCTTTGACTTTCAACCGCAtgtggcatgatggcctatgaCAGTTTATGAAAGGATTTaacattgacgaagggctggtgcaagtcaATCAATAACTCTACGGAAATGCCAGAGGTGCAGTACTTCTCAACCGACAGCAGTGGGAACTCTTCATGACATCAGTGGGTAtccgtcagggatgtctgctctctcccgtcctgttcaatattttccttgagaagataatCCAGAAgactctccatgaccaccacaCATTTATCTCCATGGGTGAAAGACCCATCTCAAATTTAAGATTCACTGATAACATTGACCCCCTTGGTGGCATCAGCAATtaacttcaagatctcaccaacagactctatgaaagagcaaAAGAATACGGGATTGAGGTaagcacggagaagtcgaagatcatggtgaacagctcGATCAAAACCATTGCAGACATCACCGTGAACGAATAaagaagaagtgaccagcttcaagtactttagcgcaaccctgtccaagattgtaccagtaccgctgaggtccgaataagaatttcCATGGCGACTTCAGCGATGGCAAGACGAAGAAGGTTGTTGACAAGCAgatccatcagcttccccaccaagtagaggctctacaagtccctcgtagtgtCCATCCTACTCTAGGGCTGCGAATCCTGAACTTtacgcggacacagaacgcaggataaaggcatttgaacataaatgtctccAAAGACTACTCCCCATCTACTATACGGAGCACAAAACCAACGATTACGTCCGGAATCTGACTGCAACACGTGTTGGTCTACaagagcccctactggcgactgtcaaacgacgaaagctggcttggtaaTGACACGTCTCtaggcacgactctctgtgcaagactatATTCTCGAGGGCACGCGTGGAATCCCTATCCATGGTTGAATAACTCTCAGCAGCACAAAACAGACCTGACTAGGGCAGGATTTCTGTCGTCCATCAATACCCCCGAACTGCCAAatcggtcaagggattgatgatgatgatgatgatgatgatgatgatgatgatgatgatgatgatgataatgatgatgatgatgatgatgatgatattgatgatgatgatgatgatgatgacgacgacgacgacgacgacgacgatgatgatgatgatgatgatgatgatgatgatgatgattatgttgatgatgatgatgatgatgatgatgatgatgatgatgatgatgatgatgatgatgatgatgatgatgattagtaTATTTTAGAAGGTCAAAAAGAAAAAAGATACGAGAGAGAACACATCAACATTTATTATCCTATTAGGAAAACATTATGTTTTTGCCGGAAAGTTTCAGCATTTTTCTCGTGCACCTAATTTTGCACAATATGTATGTGACTTATACAACATCAATATATTTCGACAACTGTCAAAATGGCCGACAGAAGTAAAAACGGAGAGACCAGAGCGACAAATACTGCAAACAATATGTTCAGGGACGATATATCTTCAAGCAGTGCTGATCAAACCACTTTTTCATCAAATGCATTACCAGTGCAGTACAAAAATGCCCGCGAATATTCTCAAGCGTTACAGAAATGGATGTGGCAATATAGAATGTTGCAAAGTTTTTCGATGTTCCAAACTCATTTAATGTCAACGGTTACTCAAAATGCCTATTTACAACAAACATTCCCACATCAAACAACTTTGAGATCAATGGTTAGTGATGGTAATTCTCACACGCCACATCCAGGGACAGACAACCAATCATCGGAACCTCAAGGTTCAATTCTTATCTACTTGGATTCTTCTTGCCATTAAGTTGATTAACAattttacttaaaggggccttttcacagattttggcatttttttaacttattcattaaatgctttatattgataaatgtaaacattggatcgtaagagctccagtaaaaaatcaagaataaaatttaaaaaaggaaaagaacatcgcccggagcaggtttcgaaccagcgacccctggagtcctgccagagtcctgaagtaaaaacgcttcagcctactgagctattccgccaagtacacattttgaacgtatttaataccttatataagcaatcttcgtagtttcacaaaatttaacgacaaaaacagaactctccaaattattcaatcgtttcgcgttgcaacgctttataatttttaggttttaaaatcgtcaaaagatgcatataatggctatattagaccatggcaaatgttcagtaatactgtttcctcacaaatatcatgactaaaccgaaaa from Dreissena polymorpha isolate Duluth1 chromosome 5, UMN_Dpol_1.0, whole genome shotgun sequence harbors:
- the LOC127831195 gene encoding craniofacial development protein 2-like; translated protein: MIDNDNDKAQNTKPNRSLPRITSPAHFRSVSRVNATRTTKRTWNVRTLNACVTVHELTYELERNRWEIIGLAEFRLPGFGETSTDEGHKILFSGEDSIHRQGVAFIVRKEVVNSVISCTPVFSRIISILISAKPHYITIIEIYAPTADYKDDEIKQFYEELERIIFKVPKRDILIVYGDWNTKTGPDQY